A stretch of DNA from Castor canadensis chromosome 2, mCasCan1.hap1v2, whole genome shotgun sequence:
ACTGTGAGCAAACTACTTCATTTGCAAGGGCCCCAAGCTTCCACTTCTACACAGCTGTGGAAAATATACCCTGAATTGAATTAGGGATGGGGAGCATGACAAAAACCTGCTATCTAGGCTATGGTGCACCCACAAAAGATTCCTAAACTCATTATGTATATTCTGATTCTTATGCCAatgagggaattaaaaaaaaaacccaaacaaaacattGAGCATatgtcaaagaaaaattttaaaagttggaCAAGTAACCCCTTGGTCACAAACACACCAACTCCTACTTTCTTGTAGTAACAGAGAAGCATGTCAAATCCTTTAATTTGATGACCTctcttccaaaaaaaagaacatgcaCATTCACACATTTACACTGGTTTACTAAAAAAGGGGGCAGacttaaaggttaaaaaaaagagggTGGTTCGAGTGTAACAATACTGATTCAAAACTGTAATGGAAGACAGTTTCTCCCTAGAATACCTTAGGGTTTTTCAGAGTCCTTTTCCATAAAAGGAATATACTTGAAACACATCCCAGTCAGGTGAGATGAGATTGCTAAAATACATagagaactttaaaaaacaaataaaccccccaaaaaaccaaacagcCAAATCAGAGTCAGTTCAGTCTTTCAACTCCTAAAGTTCACAGTCCTTTTTGCCTAACCCTATTGCATAACTGCAAGGAATTTGCTTTCTTCTGCAAGGGAAGTCAGCAAAGAGCTCATGTCTCCGATAGCCATGTTGGTGGTGCTCACAGAGAGCGCTGGGAACGGGAGGGATGCGCGTGGCGTAGTGAGGCGGGAGGAGCTATGGGAAAGGTTCTGAATAATACTTGGGCTCAGGGCCCCTGACATCAGGCTGGCATGGTCCCCATCATCTATGATGGCATCAAAATCAATCTGCACCCCATCTAGGTCATGGCTGTCGAGGCTGTCAACTGTGCTGGTCACCTGGTTAGCACCTGGGGAAAGTAACTCAGAGTCTTCGGCGCCGGCCCCCTGGAGCAGGCAGTTGGCATCTGAAATGGAGAATGAACCAGCTTTTGTGTCTTGCTGACTGAAGCCTACTGTTTGGTCATAGAACTGACCAGAGTAATTCTGAGTATTAGAACAGAGCTGCGGGGGCTGCCCTTGCATCTCCATCTTGATACCATTCACTCTGCAGGTCTGACTCGAGTCACTGAGTTGTCCTTGCTGCAGAGCGAGGCTGCCCCTTGGCACAGTCTGGCGCCTATTGCCCCCATAGGTGGCACACGGCTGATAGCCCCTGACAACTGCAGGGCCTGCTGGCTGGCTGCTGATGTCCTGAGTCCCTGGCAGGCAGCTCTCTGGCCCTTGATAGATGTTGACGTGTGAGGTAGCACTAACCTGCCCTAGTATCTGCTGACCAGCGCGGCCTGCCCCATGGTGTGGCATGCTGTCGCTGAGTAGCTGGTGAGCAAGATACCCTTGTCCCATGGGGTCTTGGGTCTGCATACCATTCACTGCGCTGCCAGCTGACTCATTTGGTGCCACTGACAGGCCAAAATCCAGGGGACCCCCATTTCCTTGCATGGTGGTGCTTTTCAGCTTCGACCCTTGAATCCCACCACCAAAGGCGCTGTCTAATGCAGCAGGGGCCACTGGCTGCCTGTTTAGACAGTTCCCATACTGCTGGGCCTTGAAGAGCTGTTCATGGAAGGAGTTTCCATTGGGGCCAGTTCCCGTGTCACTGTGGATAGCCAAGTGCTCTGGGCCACTGCAGGTGCTGCCATTCTCCCCAAGGGTCTGATATCCCCCAACTGGACCAGATCCACCCTTCCATGGATTCTGTGGGTGGATGACCATGTTGTTGTATAACCCAAAGGCACGAGCCTGCTGCACGGTGGACCGCGGGCCACATTTCAGCTTGGAGGAAGACAGGTCTGCACTTCCAGAGCTGACTTCGTTCCACTGAATGGGCAGGTCGGTTTTGCTGCCTTCTGAGCACGGCTGTTCCAGGGACCTGTACTGTTGGCTAGCGTGGCTGTCTGGCAGCCCAGGCAGGTCGAAGTCGCTTGGCCCATGGGGTACTTTGTTGTCCTCCGAGATGGTGCTTTGCAAGTGCTGCCCATATCCTGCTTGGTTCTGGGAATTTAAATACTGCACCACATCGTCTGGCAAGAAATCTTCATCATTCAAGCTGGCATCAGCATCCATACTTAAGGACTCCAGGGTGACATTCTCGGTAATGCTGGGAGGGCAGGGAGATGCATGGAAGTGACGGGGCTGGCCGCCCTCAGGCCGGGTGTAATTCTGCAGCACTAAATTACGCTTTTCCACCGATGGAGGCAAACCCGGAGTGTTGCAACTGTTGAGGCTGCTGAAGCGCTGGACCCTAGGAAGGGCCAGGTTCTCTGAGACCGTCCTTACAGGATCACTGGCTCTCCTCACGCCATTCCCCAGTGCATCATGAGGCAGCAGGTGTCGCCTGCCATAACTGTGGGCTCCTCCATCGCTGCATCTCCGGGGAGGATGCACAGGAGGCAGCGTCACTCCAGACTCCCTGCCGTCCAGCAGGGCCATCCTGGTTTTCAGGCTCAGCCTCTCCATGTGCGGCAAGGGCGTGGGCGGGGGACCACCCGTGGCGGCTGCGTACTTGGCCTTGAGGCGGTACTGCTGTGCAGGCGTGAGGCTCAGCAGGCTGGGCAGCCCGTCGCCCTGGCTGGCCTCGCTGGACCTGCGCGATGCGTCGGTGGAGATCGGGTCGTAGGAGTCCGCCACACTCACGTTCTGGGGCCGGCCCTCGGTCTGCGAGGCCTCGCTGGACCTGCGGCTGGAGAAGCAGGGGGAGATCCCGGAGGAGCGACGGCTGCTCAGGTAGGCAGAGCTGATGGTGCTCGCGCTGCTGTCCCTCCTGTTGAGCACGGTGAGGTCCACCCCAGAGAGCTCGCTTCTGTTGGGGAGAAGAGTCACGGGCCCACCCGGACTGCAGTTGTTACTGGACTGAGTGCCTGGACAGAAAGTGGCGTGGGGAGAAAAAGAGGTTGTGAAGATGAGGCTACCTAAACCGGGTGTGGGTGACCCTTGTCAGTAAAGGGCCAGGGAGTAACTATTTCTGGCTTGCCGGCCCCTGGTCTCTGATAACTAAACTCTGTAGTCTACTACCAAGTACCCAGAGACTGTAGCATGGttactgtttttgtttgattctttctttcttttctttttcttttttgcagtactgggacttgaactcagcaTCTTCCactccactctaccacttgagctatgtctccagttcttttgattttagtttgtttttcaaatagggtctctggCTGACACTGCCCAGGAGGCCAAACTGAGctttcctacctctacctcctgagcagctgggattatgggtgatAATATTTTCTGTATGAAAGCAGCTGGAGGTTAGGTGTGGACCCCAGGCTGTAGTTTGCAACTCCCTGGCTTAAGCAGTTAAGCAATAATGACTGTTCCCTAAGTTTAGTTGCATTCCTTTACAGGTAATGTAAGGACCAAAAAGACTCTTGGGACATACACAGTACTCAAGTTCCATGTAAATCCATGGGCTGAAGGTATTCTAGGAGTTTCACATCTATGCTCAGAGTTTCCTGTTTATTTCACATCCTATGTACCTGAGTAGTTGGAGTAATCCAGGTATTCAGTATCACCTCAAGAACTGACTTGGGGGCTGACCATGGGAAAGGATGCTTGCCTTTCCATGAACTgggaaagcataaataaaaatggCTGCTAATCCCTTGGTTTCAGATTTTTGGAAACCACAGACAGAGTGCTAACTACAAATATACCTACTGCTGAGATTTTCTTACCCTGGTCCAATAGTTGTGATTTCTCCATTAGAATATGAGTCATTCACAGTCTTACTTTTGGTTTTAATACTATTCTGTTACTGCCTATTTTTAATATGTGTGTCCTCCAGCAAAGCAACTCAAACAGGTTTGGCATTAATATGGGGGGTTAAAACATAATCTTAGGATTGGTGAATTAGCAAGCCTAAAACTGAGGGCCCAGTTCCTCTCACAGTGTTTTGGCTGCATTTAAGAGAACAGAAACACAGCTGAGCAGGCACATGTTGATGTGGGACTCACCATTTCCAATGAGAGGAGAGACCGCAGGGGCTTTGGGGGGTAGAATGGGGTTCAGTCGTGGAAGCATTCCATTCACTTGTTTTAGCCTTTCTAGTTTTACATGCTCCATCCATTTGGTCCCTGCCGGGTTTCTCCTGGCTTGCAAAGCAAGGGCTGTAGTTGCCGTGGAAATGGTCGAGTCCATGATTGGGGTTTCGTCGATGACGCTGAGGTCTGCTACACTACCTCCATCAGTCAGAGGAAGCTCGAGCCCACTGTTGGAATAGCTGCTGATGGGGGACTGTTGGCTGCTGCATGAAGACTGACCACCAGGGCTTGGCTGAGATGTCTGCAGGGGGTCAAgaggaaacaaaaggaaaggaacGTCACCAGGAAGAGTAAAGGAATGGGAGCCATTAATGACAGCTCTTGCACATGAAGACCTTCAGGATGTCAGTGgattgaatgaaaagaaaaaaatatgtgttggTGGATGGAGGTGGTGTTTATGGCCACAACCATGGATGGTCCACCAGGGTGATGTGCAGGAGGCAGGCAATGGATAGCAGAGAATACTACATGTGGTGTGACAGCATATCAGCCATGGAATCCTGCTCCAAGTGCTAACTCTGTAAACACACTACCTAATTTCCAGTCTCACCTCCAGCACTTAATTTTTTGGGTAAATTACTTAGCCACTCACaatcagtttccttatctataaaatgggtacaATTTATGTTAAAGAATCACATTAGTGAAGTCCAGGGAGCACACAAGTATAAAAAGATTTGGGTAATAAGAGAATTATCTCATGAGGCATTAGTAGTTATTTTTGTTCCAAGTGTTATTAGTCTCAGGGCTCATTTTTCTCGGTTATAACATAAATCTAGGATATACTCTGTAGGACACATTACCTCCTTACCAATATGTTCCCTTCTAGGCCActcaaataatctttttttctttctaccttttccTGCCATTATAGACCCTCTACCAGGGTGGGGGATCCTAGGCAGTTGTCAGAGGTCAAACATCAATCACTTTGTTTCTGCTATGCTAGGAGGGGAAAAAAGACTACAACTCATAGAATCCTGAGTCTGTGTAGTGATTAAACCATTCCCCTTAGTGTGCCCTTAGCATTTCACTAGGAGAATTTGGGAAGACTCCTCTAACCCCAACCAAGTAGATGCTGTAAGAAAATTCTGCAACTAAAGGAAACTTAATCTAGCTCACTGGTTTTCAATCAGGGAAAGCACCAACTTTGCCCACCTTGATGGTGGAGGCCTAACCATCCCAGCATCTGCGAGCACTTTACAAATAGGCCTGTAATGTACAAGACAGCCAGCACACCATAGAACTGATTCATCTAAAGTTCCATGGTGCTCTAGTTGATGAACAGTCAAATCATCTTTGTATGAATAAGAAAAGTGATTTCTCAGAGAAGTTTAGTGACGGCTCAGAGTCACAAAGGTCATGGTCCAACCAGTTTAGACTCTTAAGCCAACTACTTTTATGCCTCTTCAGCACCTTCTCCAGGGTTCCTATAAAAATTTGAGGTACTGATAGCAGTCAAAAGAGAATACTTCCAGGGAGAGAAAATACACTTGCTCAGGGAGATGACTTAGTCTCAATGGGACGCAGAGTGCTGTCAGGAAGGGGTTTGTAAAGtaggtcttttctggggaagGCCCATGCTCTTTCTGCCATCACAGCACATACATCCAAGAAAACGAACTTTGTGAGCAAGTGCCTGCCACAAGGTACACTAACTTCGTTCTGGGCAACCaagcagagggaaagaagagatgcAAATCTCATCATGAGTATGTGAagccttgctttattttttgcctCAGCAGAGTCTTGGATTGCCAGACCACCTGCTCTTTCCCAAGGAATTGGAGTTTCCAGAGCTTTGGAGGCCTCTCACTCTTGGACTGAGAATGTTAACAACAAATATCTTGATCTTCCTCAATGAAGGTGGTGCATATCTGGTCTGAGAATAAATTTATACTAGTCAGTACAGTAATTAAATAGAATTTAA
This window harbors:
- the Gli3 gene encoding transcriptional activator GLI3 isoform X3, which produces MQPQSVQGLSKISEEPSTSSDERASLIKKEIHGSLPHLAEPSVPYRGTVFAMDPRNGYMEPHYHPPHLFPAFHPPVPIDARHHEGRYHYDPSPIPPLHVPSALSSSPTYSDLPFIRISPHRNPAAASESPFSPPHPYINPYMDYIRSLHSSPSLSMISAARGLSPTDAPHTGVSPAEYYHQMALLTGQRSPYADILPSAATASAGAIHMEYLHAMDSTRFPSPRLSARPSRKRTLSISPLSDHSFDLQTMIRTSPNSLVTILNNSRSSSSASGSYGHLSASAISPALSFTYPSAPVSLHMHQQILSRQQSLGSAFGHSPPLIHPAPTFPTQRPIPGIPTVLNPVQVNSGPSESSQQSKPTSESAVSSTGDPMHNKRSKIKPDEDLPSPGVRGQQEQPEGTTLVKEEGDKDESKQEPEVIYETNCHWEGCTREFDTQDQLVHHINNDHIHGEKKEFVCRWLECSREQKPFKAQYMLVVHMRRHTGEKPHKCTFEGCTKAYSRLENLKTHLRSHTGEKPYVCEHEGCNKAFSNASDRAKHQNRTHSNEKPYVCKIPGCTKRYTDPSSLRKHVKTVHGPEAHVTKKQRGDVHPRPPPPRDSGSHSQSRSPGRPTQGALGEQKELSNTTSKREECLQVKAVKAEKPMTSQPSPGGQSSCSSQQSPISSYSNSGLELPLTDGGSVADLSVIDETPIMDSTISTATTALALQARRNPAGTKWMEHVKLERLKQVNGMLPRLNPILPPKAPAVSPLIGNGTQSSNNCSPGGPVTLLPNRSELSGVDLTVLNRRDSSASTISSAYLSSRRSSGISPCFSSRRSSEASQTEGRPQNVSVADSYDPISTDASRRSSEASQGDGLPSLLSLTPAQQYRLKAKYAAATGGPPPTPLPHMERLSLKTRMALLDGRESGVTLPPVHPPRRCSDGGAHSYGRRHLLPHDALGNGVRRASDPVRTVSENLALPRVQRFSSLNSCNTPGLPPSVEKRNLVLQNYTRPEGGQPRHFHASPCPPSITENVTLESLSMDADASLNDEDFLPDDVVQYLNSQNQAGYGQHLQSTISEDNKVPHGPSDFDLPGLPDSHASQQYRSLEQPCSEGSKTDLPIQWNEVSSGSADLSSSKLKCGPRSTVQQARAFGLYNNMVIHPQNPWKGGSGPVGGYQTLGENGSTCSGPEHLAIHSDTGTGPNGNSFHEQLFKAQQYGNCLNRQPVAPAALDSAFGGGIQGSKLKSTTMQGNGGPLDFGLSVAPNESAGSAVNGMQTQDPMGQGYLAHQLLSDSMPHHGAGRAGQQILGQVSATSHVNIYQGPESCLPGTQDISSQPAGPAVVRGYQPCATYGGNRRQTVPRGSLALQQGQLSDSSQTCRVNGIKMEMQGQPPQLCSNTQNYSGQFYDQTVGFSQQDTKAGSFSISDANCLLQGAGAEDSELLSPGANQVTSTVDSLDSHDLDGVQIDFDAIIDDGDHASLMSGALSPSIIQNLSHSSSRLTTPRASLPFPALSVSTTNMAIGDMSSLLTSLAEESKFLAVMQ
- the Gli3 gene encoding transcriptional activator GLI3 isoform X5 — protein: MDPCHTWRSPLSLTVGPCLPWIPGMVIWNLTTTLLIFFLPSILLYQLMPDIMRGVTITIRLLFLRCMSPHTGVSPAEYYHQMALLTGQRSPYADILPSAATASAGAIHMEYLHAMDSTRFPSPRLSARPSRKRTLSISPLSDHSFDLQTMIRTSPNSLVTILNNSRSSSSASGSYGHLSASAISPALSFTYPSAPVSLHMHQQILSRQQSLGSAFGHSPPLIHPAPTFPTQRPIPGIPTVLNPVQVNSGPSESSQQSKPTSESAVSSTGDPMHNKRSKIKPDEDLPSPGVRGQQEQPEGTTLVKEEGDKDESKQEPEVIYETNCHWEGCTREFDTQDQLVHHINNDHIHGEKKEFVCRWLECSREQKPFKAQYMLVVHMRRHTGEKPHKCTFEGCTKAYSRLENLKTHLRSHTGEKPYVCEHEGCNKAFSNASDRAKHQNRTHSNEKPYVCKIPGCTKRYTDPSSLRKHVKTVHGPEAHVTKKQRGDVHPRPPPPRDSGSHSQSRSPGRPTQGALGEQKELSNTTSKREECLQVKAVKAEKPMTSQPSPGGQSSCSSQQSPISSYSNSGLELPLTDGGSVADLSVIDETPIMDSTISTATTALALQARRNPAGTKWMEHVKLERLKQVNGMLPRLNPILPPKAPAVSPLIGNGTQSSNNCSPGGPVTLLPNRSELSGVDLTVLNRRDSSASTISSAYLSSRRSSGISPCFSSRRSSEASQTEGRPQNVSVADSYDPISTDASRRSSEASQGDGLPSLLSLTPAQQYRLKAKYAAATGGPPPTPLPHMERLSLKTRMALLDGRESGVTLPPVHPPRRCSDGGAHSYGRRHLLPHDALGNGVRRASDPVRTVSENLALPRVQRFSSLNSCNTPGLPPSVEKRNLVLQNYTRPEGGQPRHFHASPCPPSITENVTLESLSMDADASLNDEDFLPDDVVQYLNSQNQAGYGQHLQSTISEDNKVPHGPSDFDLPGLPDSHASQQYRSLEQPCSEGSKTDLPIQWNEVSSGSADLSSSKLKCGPRSTVQQARAFGLYNNMVIHPQNPWKGGSGPVGGYQTLGENGSTCSGPEHLAIHSDTGTGPNGNSFHEQLFKAQQYGNCLNRQPVAPAALDSAFGGGIQGSKLKSTTMQGNGGPLDFGLSVAPNESAGSAVNGMQTQDPMGQGYLAHQLLSDSMPHHGAGRAGQQILGQVSATSHVNIYQGPESCLPGTQDISSQPAGPAVVRGYQPCATYGGNRRQTVPRGSLALQQGQLSDSSQTCRVNGIKMEMQGQPPQLCSNTQNYSGQFYDQTVGFSQQDTKAGSFSISDANCLLQGAGAEDSELLSPGANQVTSTVDSLDSHDLDGVQIDFDAIIDDGDHASLMSGALSPSIIQNLSHSSSRLTTPRASLPFPALSVSTTNMAIGDMSSLLTSLAEESKFLAVMQ
- the Gli3 gene encoding transcriptional activator GLI3 isoform X2, with product MEAQSHSSTTTEKKKAENSIVRCSARTDVSEKAVASSTTSNEDESPGQIYHRERRNAITMQPQSVQGLSKISEEPSTSSDERASLIKKEIHGSLPHLAEPSVPYRGTVFAMDPRNGYMEPHYHPPHLFPAFHPPVPIDARHHEGRYHYDPSPIPPLHVPSALSSSPTYSDLPFIRISPHRNPAAASESPFSPPHPYINPYMDYIRSLHSSPSLSMISAARGLSPTDAPHTGVSPAEYYHQMALLTGQRSPYADILPSAATASAGAIHMEYLHAMDSTRFPSPRLSARPSRKRTLSISPLSDHSFDLQTMIRTSPNSLVTILNNSRSSSSASGSYGHLSASAISPALSFTYPSAPVSLHMHQQILSRQQSLGSAFGHSPPLIHPAPTFPTQRPIPGIPTVLNPVQVNSGPSESSQSKPTSESAVSSTGDPMHNKRSKIKPDEDLPSPGVRGQQEQPEGTTLVKEEGDKDESKQEPEVIYETNCHWEGCTREFDTQDQLVHHINNDHIHGEKKEFVCRWLECSREQKPFKAQYMLVVHMRRHTGEKPHKCTFEGCTKAYSRLENLKTHLRSHTGEKPYVCEHEGCNKAFSNASDRAKHQNRTHSNEKPYVCKIPGCTKRYTDPSSLRKHVKTVHGPEAHVTKKQRGDVHPRPPPPRDSGSHSQSRSPGRPTQGALGEQKELSNTTSKREECLQVKAVKAEKPMTSQPSPGGQSSCSSQQSPISSYSNSGLELPLTDGGSVADLSVIDETPIMDSTISTATTALALQARRNPAGTKWMEHVKLERLKQVNGMLPRLNPILPPKAPAVSPLIGNGTQSSNNCSPGGPVTLLPNRSELSGVDLTVLNRRDSSASTISSAYLSSRRSSGISPCFSSRRSSEASQTEGRPQNVSVADSYDPISTDASRRSSEASQGDGLPSLLSLTPAQQYRLKAKYAAATGGPPPTPLPHMERLSLKTRMALLDGRESGVTLPPVHPPRRCSDGGAHSYGRRHLLPHDALGNGVRRASDPVRTVSENLALPRVQRFSSLNSCNTPGLPPSVEKRNLVLQNYTRPEGGQPRHFHASPCPPSITENVTLESLSMDADASLNDEDFLPDDVVQYLNSQNQAGYGQHLQSTISEDNKVPHGPSDFDLPGLPDSHASQQYRSLEQPCSEGSKTDLPIQWNEVSSGSADLSSSKLKCGPRSTVQQARAFGLYNNMVIHPQNPWKGGSGPVGGYQTLGENGSTCSGPEHLAIHSDTGTGPNGNSFHEQLFKAQQYGNCLNRQPVAPAALDSAFGGGIQGSKLKSTTMQGNGGPLDFGLSVAPNESAGSAVNGMQTQDPMGQGYLAHQLLSDSMPHHGAGRAGQQILGQVSATSHVNIYQGPESCLPGTQDISSQPAGPAVVRGYQPCATYGGNRRQTVPRGSLALQQGQLSDSSQTCRVNGIKMEMQGQPPQLCSNTQNYSGQFYDQTVGFSQQDTKAGSFSISDANCLLQGAGAEDSELLSPGANQVTSTVDSLDSHDLDGVQIDFDAIIDDGDHASLMSGALSPSIIQNLSHSSSRLTTPRASLPFPALSVSTTNMAIGDMSSLLTSLAEESKFLAVMQ
- the Gli3 gene encoding transcriptional activator GLI3 isoform X1, which encodes MEAQSHSSTTTEKKKAENSIVRCSARTDVSEKAVASSTTSNEDESPGQIYHRERRNAITMQPQSVQGLSKISEEPSTSSDERASLIKKEIHGSLPHLAEPSVPYRGTVFAMDPRNGYMEPHYHPPHLFPAFHPPVPIDARHHEGRYHYDPSPIPPLHVPSALSSSPTYSDLPFIRISPHRNPAAASESPFSPPHPYINPYMDYIRSLHSSPSLSMISAARGLSPTDAPHTGVSPAEYYHQMALLTGQRSPYADILPSAATASAGAIHMEYLHAMDSTRFPSPRLSARPSRKRTLSISPLSDHSFDLQTMIRTSPNSLVTILNNSRSSSSASGSYGHLSASAISPALSFTYPSAPVSLHMHQQILSRQQSLGSAFGHSPPLIHPAPTFPTQRPIPGIPTVLNPVQVNSGPSESSQQSKPTSESAVSSTGDPMHNKRSKIKPDEDLPSPGVRGQQEQPEGTTLVKEEGDKDESKQEPEVIYETNCHWEGCTREFDTQDQLVHHINNDHIHGEKKEFVCRWLECSREQKPFKAQYMLVVHMRRHTGEKPHKCTFEGCTKAYSRLENLKTHLRSHTGEKPYVCEHEGCNKAFSNASDRAKHQNRTHSNEKPYVCKIPGCTKRYTDPSSLRKHVKTVHGPEAHVTKKQRGDVHPRPPPPRDSGSHSQSRSPGRPTQGALGEQKELSNTTSKREECLQVKAVKAEKPMTSQPSPGGQSSCSSQQSPISSYSNSGLELPLTDGGSVADLSVIDETPIMDSTISTATTALALQARRNPAGTKWMEHVKLERLKQVNGMLPRLNPILPPKAPAVSPLIGNGTQSSNNCSPGGPVTLLPNRSELSGVDLTVLNRRDSSASTISSAYLSSRRSSGISPCFSSRRSSEASQTEGRPQNVSVADSYDPISTDASRRSSEASQGDGLPSLLSLTPAQQYRLKAKYAAATGGPPPTPLPHMERLSLKTRMALLDGRESGVTLPPVHPPRRCSDGGAHSYGRRHLLPHDALGNGVRRASDPVRTVSENLALPRVQRFSSLNSCNTPGLPPSVEKRNLVLQNYTRPEGGQPRHFHASPCPPSITENVTLESLSMDADASLNDEDFLPDDVVQYLNSQNQAGYGQHLQSTISEDNKVPHGPSDFDLPGLPDSHASQQYRSLEQPCSEGSKTDLPIQWNEVSSGSADLSSSKLKCGPRSTVQQARAFGLYNNMVIHPQNPWKGGSGPVGGYQTLGENGSTCSGPEHLAIHSDTGTGPNGNSFHEQLFKAQQYGNCLNRQPVAPAALDSAFGGGIQGSKLKSTTMQGNGGPLDFGLSVAPNESAGSAVNGMQTQDPMGQGYLAHQLLSDSMPHHGAGRAGQQILGQVSATSHVNIYQGPESCLPGTQDISSQPAGPAVVRGYQPCATYGGNRRQTVPRGSLALQQGQLSDSSQTCRVNGIKMEMQGQPPQLCSNTQNYSGQFYDQTVGFSQQDTKAGSFSISDANCLLQGAGAEDSELLSPGANQVTSTVDSLDSHDLDGVQIDFDAIIDDGDHASLMSGALSPSIIQNLSHSSSRLTTPRASLPFPALSVSTTNMAIGDMSSLLTSLAEESKFLAVMQ
- the Gli3 gene encoding transcriptional activator GLI3 isoform X4, with the protein product MDPCHTWRSPLSLTVGPCLPWIPGMVIWNLTTTLLIFFLPSILLYQLMPDIMRGVTITIRLLFLRCMCSLCLWRYMPHAFLLCLVFCVPRPSALSSSPTYSDLPFIRISPHRNPAAASESPFSPPHPYINPYMDYIRSLHSSPSLSMISAARGLSPTDAPHTGVSPAEYYHQMALLTGQRSPYADILPSAATASAGAIHMEYLHAMDSTRFPSPRLSARPSRKRTLSISPLSDHSFDLQTMIRTSPNSLVTILNNSRSSSSASGSYGHLSASAISPALSFTYPSAPVSLHMHQQILSRQQSLGSAFGHSPPLIHPAPTFPTQRPIPGIPTVLNPVQVNSGPSESSQQSKPTSESAVSSTGDPMHNKRSKIKPDEDLPSPGVRGQQEQPEGTTLVKEEGDKDESKQEPEVIYETNCHWEGCTREFDTQDQLVHHINNDHIHGEKKEFVCRWLECSREQKPFKAQYMLVVHMRRHTGEKPHKCTFEGCTKAYSRLENLKTHLRSHTGEKPYVCEHEGCNKAFSNASDRAKHQNRTHSNEKPYVCKIPGCTKRYTDPSSLRKHVKTVHGPEAHVTKKQRGDVHPRPPPPRDSGSHSQSRSPGRPTQGALGEQKELSNTTSKREECLQVKAVKAEKPMTSQPSPGGQSSCSSQQSPISSYSNSGLELPLTDGGSVADLSVIDETPIMDSTISTATTALALQARRNPAGTKWMEHVKLERLKQVNGMLPRLNPILPPKAPAVSPLIGNGTQSSNNCSPGGPVTLLPNRSELSGVDLTVLNRRDSSASTISSAYLSSRRSSGISPCFSSRRSSEASQTEGRPQNVSVADSYDPISTDASRRSSEASQGDGLPSLLSLTPAQQYRLKAKYAAATGGPPPTPLPHMERLSLKTRMALLDGRESGVTLPPVHPPRRCSDGGAHSYGRRHLLPHDALGNGVRRASDPVRTVSENLALPRVQRFSSLNSCNTPGLPPSVEKRNLVLQNYTRPEGGQPRHFHASPCPPSITENVTLESLSMDADASLNDEDFLPDDVVQYLNSQNQAGYGQHLQSTISEDNKVPHGPSDFDLPGLPDSHASQQYRSLEQPCSEGSKTDLPIQWNEVSSGSADLSSSKLKCGPRSTVQQARAFGLYNNMVIHPQNPWKGGSGPVGGYQTLGENGSTCSGPEHLAIHSDTGTGPNGNSFHEQLFKAQQYGNCLNRQPVAPAALDSAFGGGIQGSKLKSTTMQGNGGPLDFGLSVAPNESAGSAVNGMQTQDPMGQGYLAHQLLSDSMPHHGAGRAGQQILGQVSATSHVNIYQGPESCLPGTQDISSQPAGPAVVRGYQPCATYGGNRRQTVPRGSLALQQGQLSDSSQTCRVNGIKMEMQGQPPQLCSNTQNYSGQFYDQTVGFSQQDTKAGSFSISDANCLLQGAGAEDSELLSPGANQVTSTVDSLDSHDLDGVQIDFDAIIDDGDHASLMSGALSPSIIQNLSHSSSRLTTPRASLPFPALSVSTTNMAIGDMSSLLTSLAEESKFLAVMQ